One window of Thermotoga sp. genomic DNA carries:
- a CDS encoding carboxylesterase: MRFPCCTTVKRSLPVFLEGGSEGVLFIHGYTGSPHDFEYMAKEVNKAGFTVSVPRLPGHGTCGEDFLLSTARDWLRRAFDAYYDLSAICERVHVVGLSMGGVIALILASQMNPPKLVTLAAATHVFDRGIVFTPFFKLFTKKLPAESTEKYEDPDIEYLRKEYWSYNWPKQAAELYKLMKLARKSVSKITSDTLVVAARNDNVVPMKAAEFIYNNIRSEKRKLLIFEKSGHVLSNDMEKEDVTKAVIDWLKEE; encoded by the coding sequence ATGAGGTTTCCATGTTGTACAACCGTGAAAAGATCTCTTCCCGTTTTTCTTGAAGGCGGAAGCGAAGGTGTTCTTTTCATCCACGGATACACAGGATCTCCCCATGACTTCGAGTACATGGCAAAAGAAGTGAACAAGGCGGGTTTTACTGTTTCTGTCCCGAGACTTCCAGGTCACGGAACGTGTGGTGAGGACTTTCTCCTGTCAACCGCAAGGGACTGGTTGAGACGAGCTTTCGATGCTTACTATGATCTGAGCGCGATATGCGAGAGGGTGCACGTTGTGGGTCTTTCGATGGGAGGTGTGATCGCACTGATTTTGGCTTCTCAGATGAATCCCCCAAAACTGGTCACCCTTGCTGCTGCAACACATGTTTTCGACAGAGGAATTGTCTTTACACCATTCTTCAAACTTTTTACAAAAAAACTACCAGCTGAAAGCACGGAAAAGTATGAAGACCCAGACATCGAATACCTGAGAAAGGAATACTGGTCTTACAACTGGCCAAAACAGGCAGCAGAACTTTACAAACTCATGAAACTCGCAAGAAAGAGTGTATCGAAAATTACCTCTGACACACTCGTTGTAGCGGCCAGAAACGACAATGTGGTTCCCATGAAAGCGGCGGAGTTCATCTACAACAACATCAGGTCAGAAAAAAGAAAACTTCTTATCTTTGAAAAGTCCGGCCACGTTCTGAGTAACGACATGGAAAAAGAAGATGTCACAAAAGCAGTCATAGATTGGTTGAAAGAGGAATGA